From Streptomyces qinzhouensis, one genomic window encodes:
- a CDS encoding copper homeostasis protein CutC yields MSNRALLEVIALDAADAVAAQSGGADRLELVTDMAADGLTPPRETFAAIRAAVDIPLRVMLRLADGFSAGTPADVEALVAAAAGLREEGADEFVLGFLDTEGRPDLVTVERLLAVISGCSWTFHRAIDRATDRDALRKQLADLPGLDTYLTAGSAAGVDAGLSTLIAEAGRRAEPGYEQNLLVGGGLRLDHVPALRAAGLDAFHIGGAARPHGWTGPVSADAVREWRTAVDS; encoded by the coding sequence ATGAGCAACCGTGCGCTTCTGGAGGTGATCGCTCTGGATGCCGCGGACGCGGTCGCGGCCCAGTCCGGCGGAGCGGACCGGCTCGAACTGGTCACCGATATGGCGGCGGACGGGCTGACCCCGCCCCGGGAGACCTTCGCCGCCATCCGGGCCGCGGTCGACATCCCGCTACGGGTGATGCTGCGGCTCGCCGACGGATTCTCGGCCGGTACCCCGGCGGACGTGGAGGCGCTGGTCGCCGCGGCGGCCGGACTGCGCGAAGAGGGCGCCGACGAATTCGTCCTCGGCTTCCTCGACACCGAGGGCCGCCCCGATCTGGTGACCGTGGAGCGGCTGCTCGCGGTGATCTCCGGCTGCTCGTGGACCTTCCACCGGGCGATCGACCGGGCGACGGACCGGGACGCGCTGCGCAAGCAGCTCGCGGACCTGCCCGGTCTGGACACCTATCTGACCGCCGGATCCGCCGCCGGTGTCGACGCCGGGCTCTCCACGCTGATCGCCGAGGCCGGCCGCCGCGCCGAACCGGGGTACGAGCAGAACCTTCTGGTCGGCGGCGGTCTCCGGCTCGACCATGTGCCCGCGCTGCGCGCCGCGGGCCTCGACGCCTTCCACATCGGCGGCGCGGCCCGCCCCCACGGCTGGACGGGTCCGGTCAGCGCGGACGCGGTACGGGAGTGGCGCACGGCCGTGGACTCCTGA
- a CDS encoding heavy metal translocating P-type ATPase: MAHTATHPQEVELAIGGMTCASCAARIEKKLNRMDGVEATVNYATEKAKVTFSDEVSVQDLIGTVEATGYSAAPPKPKQESAPGTGGGTADGASAGEEEADDPELKTLRERLITAVVLAVPVIAMAMIPALQFQYWQWLSLTLAAPVVVYAGWPFHRAAWKNARHGAATMDTLISVGTIAAFLWSLYALFWGHAGMPGMTHPFELTIQRSDGSSNIYLEAAAGVTAFILAGRYFEARSKRKAGAALRALMELGAKEVTVLRDGEEVRVPTAELKVGDRFLVRPGEKIATDGIVVEGSSAVDASMLTGESVPVEVAPGDGVTGATLNAGGRLVVEATRIGSDTQLARMAKLVEDAQTGKAAAQRLADRISGVFVPIVILLAIGTLVTWLALGEGWTAAFTAAVAVLIIACPCALGLATPTALMVGTGRGAQLGILIKGPEVLETTRKVDTVVLDKTGTVTTGKMTLLAVHTADSTDENEVLKLAGALENASEHPIAQAVATGAIQKIGTLPALEDFANVPGLGVQGIVEGHAVLVGREKLLAEWEIRLPEELKRAKDAAEASGRTAIAVAWDGEARAVLEVADAVKETSAEAITKLRALGLTPILLTGDNEAVAKAVAAEVGIAEVIAEVMPEDKVDVVKRLQAEGRSVAMVGDGVNDAAALAQADLGLAMGTGTDAAIEASDLTLVRGDLRAAADAIRLARRTLGTIRSNLFWAFAYNVAALPLAALGLLSPMIAGAAMAFSSVFVVGNSLRLRSFKAAA, from the coding sequence ATGGCGCACACGGCCACCCACCCCCAAGAGGTGGAACTCGCGATCGGCGGCATGACCTGCGCCTCCTGCGCGGCGCGCATCGAGAAGAAGCTCAACCGCATGGACGGCGTCGAGGCGACCGTCAACTACGCCACCGAGAAGGCGAAGGTCACCTTCAGCGACGAGGTCTCCGTCCAGGACCTGATCGGCACGGTCGAGGCGACCGGCTACAGCGCGGCCCCGCCCAAGCCGAAGCAGGAGTCCGCGCCCGGGACCGGCGGCGGTACGGCGGACGGTGCGTCCGCCGGGGAAGAGGAAGCGGACGATCCCGAGCTGAAGACGCTGCGCGAACGGCTGATCACGGCCGTGGTCCTGGCCGTCCCGGTGATCGCGATGGCGATGATCCCGGCGCTCCAGTTCCAGTACTGGCAGTGGCTCTCGCTCACGCTCGCCGCCCCGGTCGTCGTCTACGCGGGCTGGCCCTTCCACCGGGCCGCCTGGAAGAACGCCCGCCACGGCGCCGCCACCATGGACACCCTGATCTCGGTCGGCACGATCGCCGCGTTCCTCTGGTCCCTGTACGCGCTCTTCTGGGGCCACGCCGGAATGCCGGGCATGACCCACCCCTTCGAGCTGACCATCCAGCGCAGCGACGGCTCCTCCAACATCTATCTGGAGGCCGCCGCCGGAGTCACCGCGTTCATCCTCGCCGGGCGCTACTTCGAGGCCCGTTCGAAGCGCAAGGCCGGTGCGGCGCTGCGGGCCCTGATGGAGCTGGGCGCGAAGGAGGTCACCGTCCTGCGGGACGGCGAGGAGGTCCGGGTACCCACCGCCGAACTGAAGGTCGGCGACCGCTTCCTGGTCCGCCCCGGCGAGAAGATCGCCACCGACGGCATCGTCGTCGAGGGCTCGTCCGCCGTGGACGCGTCCATGCTGACCGGTGAGTCCGTACCGGTCGAGGTCGCCCCCGGCGACGGCGTCACCGGAGCCACCCTCAACGCCGGCGGCCGGCTGGTCGTGGAGGCGACCCGGATCGGCTCCGACACCCAGCTGGCCCGGATGGCCAAGCTCGTCGAGGACGCGCAGACCGGCAAGGCGGCGGCCCAGCGGCTCGCCGACCGGATCTCCGGTGTGTTCGTGCCGATCGTGATCCTGCTGGCCATCGGCACCCTGGTCACCTGGCTGGCGCTGGGCGAGGGCTGGACGGCGGCGTTCACCGCGGCCGTGGCCGTACTGATCATCGCCTGCCCCTGCGCCCTGGGTCTGGCCACACCGACCGCGCTCATGGTCGGTACCGGCCGCGGCGCCCAGCTGGGCATCCTGATCAAGGGGCCCGAGGTCCTGGAGACCACCCGCAAGGTCGACACCGTCGTCCTGGACAAGACCGGAACCGTCACCACCGGCAAGATGACGCTGCTGGCCGTGCACACCGCGGACTCGACCGACGAGAACGAGGTGCTGAAGCTGGCCGGTGCGCTGGAGAACGCCTCCGAGCACCCGATCGCCCAGGCCGTCGCCACCGGCGCGATCCAGAAGATCGGCACGCTTCCGGCGCTGGAGGACTTCGCCAATGTCCCCGGGCTCGGCGTGCAGGGCATCGTCGAGGGGCACGCGGTGCTGGTGGGCCGGGAGAAGCTGCTGGCCGAGTGGGAGATCCGGCTGCCCGAGGAGCTGAAGCGGGCGAAGGACGCCGCGGAGGCGTCGGGCCGGACGGCCATCGCGGTCGCCTGGGACGGCGAGGCGCGGGCCGTACTGGAGGTCGCCGACGCGGTGAAGGAGACCAGCGCCGAGGCCATCACCAAGCTGCGGGCCCTGGGCCTCACCCCGATCCTGCTCACCGGCGACAACGAGGCCGTCGCGAAGGCGGTCGCGGCCGAGGTCGGCATCGCCGAGGTCATCGCCGAGGTCATGCCGGAGGACAAGGTCGACGTGGTCAAGCGGCTCCAGGCCGAAGGCCGGAGCGTGGCGATGGTCGGCGACGGCGTCAACGACGCGGCCGCGCTGGCCCAGGCCGATCTGGGCCTGGCGATGGGCACGGGTACGGACGCGGCCATCGAGGCGAGCGATCTGACCCTGGTCCGCGGCGACCTGCGGGCGGCGGCGGACGCGATCCGGCTGGCCCGCCGGACGCTGGGCACGATCCGGTCCAATCTCTTCTGGGCCTTCGCCTACAACGTGGCGGCGCTGCCGCTGGCCGCGCTGGGGCTGCTGAGCCCGATGATCGCGGGTGCGGCGATGGCGTTCTCGTCGGTCTTCGTGGTCGGCAACAGCCTGCGGCTGCGGAGCTTCAAGGCCGCGGCCTGA
- a CDS encoding DUF6479 family protein translates to MAGLIILGLLLVGMLCAAMWWDGRRRAALVPPRPDEQPKQPEHREHVEEIREADGPDSFPHDGGRLLPYNLRTHSSHSTGKGREDRPKHGPNSHSGSFGSGGLGG, encoded by the coding sequence ATGGCCGGTTTGATCATTCTCGGACTTCTTCTCGTCGGCATGCTCTGCGCCGCGATGTGGTGGGACGGGCGGCGCCGCGCGGCACTGGTCCCGCCGCGCCCCGACGAGCAGCCGAAGCAGCCCGAGCACCGTGAGCACGTGGAGGAGATCCGCGAGGCGGACGGCCCGGACTCCTTCCCCCACGACGGCGGCCGGCTGCTCCCGTACAACCTGCGGACCCACAGCAGCCACAGCACCGGCAAGGGGCGGGAGGACCGGCCCAAGCACGGGCCGAACTCTCACAGTGGATCCTTCGGCAGCGGCGGACTCGGCGGCTGA
- a CDS encoding maleylpyruvate isomerase family mycothiol-dependent enzyme: MDTDSVRDPELPGLLLRTERDALIPLLRARPDTDFALPTCCPGWTVRHVVAHCAAVLARVVESRYEKDVFSPECNDRDIAALADRSDRDLVDELERGLTDAGPMIAAAGHGRLDAVAFGEWVHAGDLREAFGEPGAYEGDGLPHALALLAAYSRARRTEPLLAELDGHDAPLVLGADSPEPAVYTGPAGTLIRLVTGRSTAGERYELTGAKEADLAFFT, translated from the coding sequence ATGGATACCGATTCCGTACGCGATCCCGAGCTGCCCGGCCTCCTTCTCCGTACCGAACGGGACGCGCTGATCCCTTTGCTCCGGGCCCGGCCCGACACCGATTTCGCCCTTCCCACCTGCTGTCCCGGCTGGACCGTGCGCCATGTTGTCGCGCACTGCGCCGCCGTTCTGGCCCGTGTCGTGGAGAGCCGCTACGAGAAGGACGTGTTCTCGCCTGAGTGCAACGACCGTGACATCGCCGCTCTCGCCGACCGCTCGGACCGGGACCTCGTGGACGAGCTGGAGCGCGGGCTCACCGACGCCGGGCCGATGATCGCGGCGGCCGGGCACGGCCGGCTCGACGCGGTCGCGTTCGGTGAGTGGGTGCACGCCGGGGATCTGCGGGAGGCGTTCGGCGAGCCCGGCGCGTACGAGGGCGACGGACTGCCGCACGCCCTCGCGCTGCTCGCCGCCTACAGCCGGGCCCGCCGGACGGAGCCGCTGCTGGCCGAGCTGGACGGGCACGACGCGCCGCTGGTCCTGGGCGCGGACAGCCCGGAGCCCGCTGTCTACACCGGTCCGGCGGGGACGCTGATCCGGCTGGTCACCGGGCGTTCGACGGCCGGGGAGCGGTACGAGCTGACCGGTGCGAAGGAAGCGGACCTCGCGTTCTTCACCTGA
- a CDS encoding HD domain-containing protein, whose translation MTAADDFLYGPDAPGDGPDGLRARWVRALTEARAGARRDAAGHRDPSPEPDPLPYAENLLARWSEPQRRYHTTDHLAAVLDRVDLLADRAADPDLVRLAAWFHDAVYRPDRSENEERSAGLAERALPEAGLSAAATAEVARLVRLTVSHAPEPGDANGAVLCDADLAILASPPAAYRAYARAVREEYAFVPDDAFRQGRAEVLRRLLGLPRLFHTPYGAREWETAARANLTAELARLA comes from the coding sequence ATGACCGCTGCCGACGACTTCCTGTACGGCCCGGACGCACCGGGCGACGGTCCGGACGGGCTGCGGGCCCGCTGGGTGCGGGCGCTGACGGAGGCCCGGGCCGGGGCCCGCCGGGACGCGGCCGGGCACCGGGATCCGTCCCCGGAACCCGATCCGCTCCCGTACGCCGAGAATCTGCTCGCCCGCTGGTCGGAGCCGCAGCGCCGGTACCACACCACCGATCATCTGGCGGCCGTGCTGGACCGGGTCGATCTGCTCGCGGACCGGGCCGCCGATCCCGATCTGGTCCGGCTCGCGGCCTGGTTCCACGACGCGGTCTACCGGCCGGACCGTTCCGAGAACGAGGAGCGGTCGGCCGGGCTGGCGGAACGGGCGCTGCCGGAGGCGGGCCTCAGCGCGGCGGCCACGGCCGAGGTCGCCCGGCTGGTGCGGCTGACCGTGAGCCATGCGCCCGAGCCGGGCGACGCCAACGGCGCGGTGCTGTGCGATGCGGACCTGGCGATCCTGGCATCGCCCCCGGCGGCGTACCGCGCCTACGCGCGGGCGGTGCGCGAGGAGTACGCCTTCGTCCCCGACGACGCCTTCCGGCAGGGCCGGGCCGAGGTGCTGCGCCGGCTGCTGGGGCTGCCGAGGCTGTTCCACACCCCGTACGGCGCCCGCGAATGGGAGACGGCGGCCCGGGCGAACCTGACGGCGGAGCTGGCACGACTCGCCTGA
- a CDS encoding Cmx/CmrA family chloramphenicol efflux MFS transporter: MPLAVYILGLSVFALGTSEFMLSGLLPPIADDMGVSIPQAGLLISAFAVGMVVGAPLLAVATLKLPRKATLIALISVFGLGQVAGALAPTYEILFASRVISALACAGFWALGAAVAVAMVPVNARARAMAVMIGGLSIANVLGVPAGAFLGEHFGWRAAFWAVAVSSAVALVGVATKIPSIPLPAEKPQLKRELSIYRDGQVWLAVFTTALAGGGVFCAFSYFAPLITDVAGIGEGWVSTVLALFGIGALVGTTVGGRIADAHLFGVMISGIAASTVLLAALALFAAVPAVVITLAFLLGVSAFYTAPALNARIFNVAGAAPTLAAATTTAAFNIGNTAGPWLGGTVIDADFGYESPAWAGAAMLLVALVLVTISMRRQGRSKVVTGSAVIAGADAASRVPSPAVADRT; encoded by the coding sequence ATGCCGCTCGCGGTCTACATCCTCGGTCTCTCGGTCTTCGCGCTCGGCACCAGCGAATTCATGCTCTCCGGTCTGCTGCCGCCCATCGCCGACGATATGGGCGTATCGATTCCGCAGGCGGGTCTGCTGATATCCGCCTTCGCGGTCGGCATGGTGGTGGGTGCGCCGCTGCTCGCGGTCGCCACCCTCAAGCTCCCCCGCAAGGCCACCCTGATCGCCCTGATCTCCGTCTTCGGCCTGGGGCAGGTGGCGGGCGCCCTCGCCCCGACGTACGAGATCCTCTTCGCGTCCCGGGTGATCAGCGCGCTCGCCTGCGCCGGTTTCTGGGCGCTGGGCGCGGCCGTGGCGGTCGCGATGGTGCCGGTGAACGCCCGGGCCCGGGCGATGGCCGTGATGATCGGCGGACTGTCGATCGCCAATGTCCTCGGTGTCCCGGCGGGCGCCTTCCTCGGTGAGCACTTCGGCTGGCGCGCGGCCTTCTGGGCGGTGGCCGTGTCATCGGCCGTGGCGCTGGTCGGAGTGGCGACCAAGATCCCGAGCATCCCGCTGCCCGCCGAGAAGCCGCAGCTCAAGCGGGAGCTGTCGATCTACCGCGACGGTCAGGTATGGCTCGCGGTGTTCACCACGGCGCTCGCCGGCGGCGGGGTGTTCTGCGCGTTCTCCTACTTCGCCCCGCTGATCACCGATGTCGCGGGCATCGGCGAGGGCTGGGTGTCGACGGTCCTCGCGCTCTTCGGTATCGGCGCGCTCGTCGGTACGACGGTGGGCGGCCGGATCGCGGACGCGCATCTGTTCGGCGTGATGATCAGCGGTATCGCGGCGTCGACGGTCCTCCTGGCGGCGCTGGCACTCTTCGCGGCCGTTCCGGCGGTGGTCATCACCCTGGCGTTCCTGCTGGGTGTGTCCGCGTTCTACACCGCTCCGGCGCTCAACGCCCGGATCTTCAATGTCGCGGGCGCCGCCCCGACGCTGGCGGCGGCCACCACGACCGCCGCGTTCAACATCGGCAACACCGCGGGCCCCTGGCTCGGCGGCACGGTCATCGACGCGGACTTCGGCTACGAGTCCCCCGCCTGGGCCGGAGCGGCGATGCTGCTGGTGGCACTGGTGCTGGTGACGATCTCGATGCGGAGGCAGGGCCGGTCGAAGGTGGTAACGGGCTCGGCGGTGATCGCGGGCGCGGACGCAGCGTCCCGGGTGCCGTCCCCGGCGGTCGCGGACCGGACCTGA
- a CDS encoding Uma2 family endonuclease: MTAAMAERVQMSHDEPWDTLLETWRGLDVPEGWHAEIGEGQIHVVPPPHRHHNHIAMEVLDALYEGKPRDLGVHQTLGLHIPALDRLCIPDLVVVPRELTAAKDTNAPVDAGEALLVVEITSRGNAEVDRVKKLAAYAQAGIPTYLLIDRFDPHSPSSTLFTEPRGGVYLLTRRVPFGEQLQLPKPFNVKIDTSAFPV; encoded by the coding sequence ATGACAGCCGCGATGGCCGAGAGGGTCCAGATGTCGCATGACGAACCGTGGGACACGCTTCTGGAGACATGGCGAGGACTGGACGTGCCCGAGGGGTGGCACGCGGAAATCGGCGAAGGACAGATCCACGTGGTTCCACCACCTCACCGTCACCACAATCACATCGCGATGGAAGTACTGGACGCGTTGTACGAGGGCAAGCCAAGGGATTTGGGTGTGCATCAGACCCTGGGTCTCCACATCCCGGCCCTTGACCGGCTCTGCATCCCGGACCTGGTAGTCGTGCCCCGCGAGCTGACCGCCGCCAAGGACACCAACGCCCCCGTGGATGCCGGGGAGGCACTCCTGGTGGTCGAGATCACCTCCAGGGGCAATGCCGAAGTCGACCGTGTGAAGAAGCTTGCGGCGTACGCCCAAGCCGGGATCCCGACGTATCTCCTGATCGACCGGTTCGATCCGCACAGCCCCTCGTCGACCCTGTTCACCGAGCCGCGTGGCGGTGTCTACCTGCTGACCCGCCGGGTTCCCTTCGGCGAGCAGCTCCAGCTGCCCAAGCCCTTCAACGTCAAGATCGACACCTCGGCGTTCCCCGTCTGA
- a CDS encoding DUF4031 domain-containing protein codes for MTVYIDPPTWPGHGRKWSHLISDVSYAELHAFAAAIGCPPRAFDRDHYDVPSYRYADAVAAGAVEVPSREIVRLLLGAGLRRRKNGPA; via the coding sequence ATGACCGTCTACATAGACCCGCCGACCTGGCCCGGCCACGGCCGCAAGTGGTCCCATCTGATCAGCGATGTGTCCTACGCGGAGCTGCACGCCTTCGCCGCCGCGATCGGCTGCCCGCCCCGCGCCTTCGACCGGGACCACTACGACGTCCCGTCCTACCGCTACGCCGACGCGGTCGCGGCGGGCGCGGTCGAGGTCCCCAGCCGCGAGATCGTCCGCCTGCTGCTCGGCGCCGGCCTGCGGCGCAGGAAGAACGGCCCCGCCTGA
- a CDS encoding MurR/RpiR family transcriptional regulator yields the protein MGNPVKEIFNKGAAASDTPPAPAALAAKVRTLAPSMTRSMQRVAEAVADDPAGCAALTVTGLATRTGTSEATVVRTARLLGYPGYRDLRLALAGLAAHQQSGRAPAVTADISVDDPIADVVSKLAHDEQQTLADTAAGLDISQLSAAVAAAATARRIDIYGVGASSLVGMDLAQKLLRIGLIAHAHADPHLAVTNAVQLRPGDVAIAITHSGSTGDVIEPLRTAFERGATTVAITGRADGPVSQYADYVLTTSTARESELRPAAMSSRTGQLLVVDCLFIGVAQQTYETAAPALAASYEALAHRHTPRTTHR from the coding sequence ATGGGTAACCCAGTGAAGGAAATTTTCAACAAGGGGGCCGCCGCCAGCGACACACCGCCCGCCCCCGCCGCCCTCGCCGCGAAGGTCCGCACCCTCGCCCCGTCCATGACCCGCTCGATGCAGCGGGTCGCCGAAGCCGTCGCCGACGACCCCGCGGGCTGCGCCGCGCTCACCGTCACCGGACTCGCCACCCGTACGGGCACGAGCGAGGCGACCGTCGTCCGCACCGCCCGGCTCCTCGGCTACCCCGGATACCGCGATCTGCGGCTCGCGCTCGCCGGTCTCGCCGCCCACCAGCAGTCCGGGCGCGCACCCGCCGTCACCGCCGATATCTCCGTCGACGACCCGATCGCGGACGTCGTCTCCAAACTGGCCCACGACGAACAGCAGACCCTCGCCGACACCGCCGCCGGACTCGATATCTCCCAACTGTCCGCCGCCGTCGCCGCCGCCGCGACCGCCCGCCGGATCGATATCTACGGGGTCGGGGCGTCCTCCCTCGTCGGCATGGACCTGGCGCAGAAGCTGCTGCGCATCGGACTGATCGCCCACGCCCACGCCGATCCCCATCTCGCCGTGACCAACGCGGTGCAGCTCCGCCCGGGCGATGTGGCCATCGCCATCACCCACTCCGGCTCCACCGGCGATGTCATCGAACCGCTCCGTACCGCCTTCGAACGCGGTGCGACCACGGTCGCCATCACCGGTCGCGCCGACGGCCCGGTGTCGCAGTACGCCGACTACGTCCTGACGACGTCGACCGCACGGGAGAGCGAGCTGCGGCCCGCCGCGATGTCGTCGCGTACGGGACAGCTCCTGGTGGTGGACTGCCTGTTCATAGGCGTGGCGCAGCAGACGTACGAGACCGCGGCACCCGCCCTCGCCGCCTCCTACGAGGCCCTCGCACACCGGCACACCCCCCGGACCACCCATCGATGA
- the murQ gene encoding N-acetylmuramic acid 6-phosphate etherase, translating to MTPPTSPAYRELRAQLATLTTEAFRPDLAEIDRLPTLDIARLMNAEDRTVPDAVAGQLPAIAAAVDAAAERMARGGRLIYAGAGTAGRMGTMDASECPPTFNTDPSRVVGLIAGGPAAFVTAVEGAEDREDLAAKDLEDLALGPDDTVVGISASGRTPYAIGAVEYARGLGALTIGLSCNADSPLAAAADHGIEVVVGPELLSGSTRLKAGTAQKLVLNMISTIVMIRLGKTYGNLMVDLRASNDKLRARSRRIVSYATGATDEEVESALTATGGEVKPAILTLLADIDAATAERLLAESGGHLRAALRAAR from the coding sequence ATGACGCCCCCCACCTCCCCCGCGTACCGTGAACTCCGCGCCCAGTTGGCGACCTTGACGACCGAGGCGTTCCGGCCCGATCTCGCCGAGATCGACCGGCTGCCGACTCTCGACATCGCCCGGCTGATGAACGCCGAGGACCGTACGGTCCCGGACGCGGTCGCCGGGCAGCTGCCGGCGATCGCCGCCGCCGTCGACGCGGCGGCGGAGCGGATGGCCCGCGGCGGCCGGCTGATCTACGCGGGGGCGGGCACGGCGGGCCGGATGGGCACCATGGACGCCAGCGAGTGCCCGCCGACGTTCAATACGGACCCGTCCAGGGTGGTGGGCCTGATCGCGGGCGGCCCGGCGGCCTTCGTGACCGCGGTGGAGGGCGCGGAGGACCGCGAGGACCTGGCGGCGAAGGACCTGGAGGATCTCGCGCTGGGCCCGGACGACACGGTGGTCGGGATCTCCGCCTCCGGCCGTACGCCCTATGCGATCGGAGCGGTCGAGTACGCGCGTGGCCTCGGCGCCCTGACGATCGGTCTGTCCTGCAACGCGGACAGCCCGCTGGCCGCGGCGGCCGACCACGGTATCGAGGTGGTCGTGGGCCCGGAGCTGCTGAGCGGCTCGACCCGGCTGAAGGCGGGCACGGCCCAGAAACTGGTCCTCAACATGATCTCGACGATCGTGATGATCCGTCTGGGCAAGACATACGGAAACCTGATGGTCGACCTGCGGGCGTCCAACGACAAGCTGCGGGCCCGCTCGCGCCGGATCGTCTCGTACGCGACGGGCGCGACGGACGAGGAGGTCGAGTCGGCGCTGACGGCGACGGGCGGCGAGGTGAAGCCCGCGATCCTGACCCTGCTGGCGGATATCGACGCCGCGACGGCGGAGCGGCTGCTGGCGGAGTCGGGCGGCCACCTGCGGGCGGCGTTGCGCGCGGCGCGCTGA
- a CDS encoding helix-turn-helix domain-containing protein: MADALRSLRLAAGLSGERLAVRCNMSQTKISRIETGRALPTVLDVERILAALDVPREVADELLRLARRANVDYASWRAYARVGLHQKQTELRALERSSRVMRHFLPAVPTGLLHVREYAERTLSRTVAGDPARDVRRAVDARMERQAVLDDPSRSFTFLLTEQAVTWRRAPADVMAAQCSHMAAVARKQNVEIAIVPRAAEVPAIPMNIFVVYDERLVTVELFSGEVVLRDPRDVAHHLDLFAVFLDHALTGSEARSYLLATADEFLRGEQ; the protein is encoded by the coding sequence TTGGCGGATGCTCTGCGGAGCCTCCGCCTCGCCGCCGGTCTCAGTGGTGAGCGTCTCGCCGTGCGCTGCAATATGAGTCAGACCAAGATCAGCCGCATCGAGACCGGCCGTGCTCTCCCCACGGTCCTCGACGTGGAACGCATCCTGGCCGCGCTTGACGTACCCCGGGAAGTCGCCGACGAGCTGCTGAGGCTGGCCCGGCGGGCCAATGTCGACTACGCGTCCTGGCGAGCCTATGCCCGGGTCGGCCTCCATCAGAAGCAGACCGAGCTGCGGGCCCTCGAACGGTCCTCGCGCGTGATGCGGCATTTCCTGCCCGCCGTGCCCACGGGGCTTCTGCACGTCCGGGAGTACGCGGAGCGGACCCTGTCCCGTACGGTCGCGGGCGACCCGGCCCGAGACGTACGGCGCGCTGTGGACGCCCGGATGGAGCGGCAAGCGGTCCTGGACGACCCCTCGCGCTCCTTCACCTTCCTCCTCACCGAGCAGGCCGTGACATGGCGCCGGGCTCCGGCCGATGTGATGGCGGCGCAGTGCTCCCATATGGCGGCGGTGGCCCGGAAACAGAACGTGGAGATCGCCATCGTGCCCCGGGCCGCCGAGGTGCCCGCGATTCCGATGAACATCTTCGTCGTCTACGACGAGCGGCTGGTGACCGTCGAACTGTTCTCCGGGGAGGTCGTCCTGCGCGACCCCCGGGACGTGGCCCATCATCTCGATCTGTTCGCCGTCTTCCTGGACCACGCGCTTACCGGCTCCGAAGCCAGGTCCTATCTGCTGGCCACTGCGGACGAATTCCTGCGAGGGGAGCAGTAG
- a CDS encoding DUF6879 family protein codes for MPVDGSSPVLLDGEEWQSYFRDFRHSAFRLEVHQTYTMPAESESLRSFLGGDSLPEGFNAAWHQTIRGHIASGRTMTRAKIARRPLTDYSRYLFEWCIPGNVAAGEDYRIVDLTDRPEAGLPDQDFWLFDDAVVVHLNYRADGTQINRELIMDPDLDTYRLWRDLALKDAVPFGEYRS; via the coding sequence GTGCCCGTGGATGGTTCTAGTCCGGTACTGCTGGACGGCGAGGAATGGCAGTCGTACTTCCGCGACTTCCGGCACTCCGCTTTCCGGCTGGAAGTTCATCAGACCTACACGATGCCCGCGGAGTCCGAGTCGCTGCGGAGCTTCCTCGGCGGCGATTCCCTGCCGGAGGGATTCAACGCGGCGTGGCACCAAACGATCCGGGGGCACATCGCGTCCGGGCGGACCATGACGCGCGCCAAGATCGCGCGCAGGCCGCTGACCGACTACAGCCGCTATCTTTTCGAGTGGTGCATCCCGGGGAACGTAGCAGCCGGTGAGGACTACCGGATCGTCGATCTCACCGACCGGCCGGAGGCCGGTCTGCCCGACCAGGATTTCTGGCTGTTCGACGACGCAGTCGTCGTACATCTCAACTACCGTGCTGACGGAACCCAGATCAACCGTGAACTGATCATGGATCCGGACCTGGACACTTACCGTCTCTGGCGAGACCTGGCGCTGAAGGACGCAGTCCCGTTTGGTGAATATAGAAGCTGA